A region of the Acidobacteriota bacterium genome:
TTTGGAAGCTGGCGTGGCCGACGATGCTCCAAAACGTGATCGCCGGGCTGCAGGGCGTCGTCGATCACATCCTGGTTGGCCACCTGATTGGTTATGCCGGTAACGCCGCCATCGGTGTCAGCTGGCAGATCTTCCTGGTCGTCATCGTCTTTATTGCCTCGCTGTTCACCGGCCAGGCCGTGCTCGTGGCGCGCTTCGTCGGCGCCGGCGACGTCGATCGCGTCAACAAGACCGTGCAACAGGCGCTGCTGACCGCCATCGCCATGTACGCGGTGATGGGGCCGGTCGGGTACTTCGCCGCGCCGTACCTCCTGGAAATGGTCAACGCCTCTGGCGAGGTCAAGGCGCTGGCGTTGCCGTTTCTCCGCATCAACTTCGCCCTGAGCTTCGGCATGCTGTCGTTCTTCATGCTGACCTCGGCGCTGCGCGCTGCCGGCGACACCAGGACACCGCTTCGGCTCGGCGTGACCATGACGGTGTTGAACGTGATCTTCAACCTGATCCTGATCCCGGGACTCGGCCCGATCCCCGCGCTCGGGACCGCCGGCTCCGCGCTCGGCACCGCGATCGCCGCCAGTTCGGTCAGCGCGTATGCGCTCTACCAGCTGTTCAAGGGACGGTTGGTGTTCAGGGTGTCGCGCCACATGGACTGGCGCCCGGACTGGACGATCATCCGCGCGCTGTTCCGTTTCGGCCTGCCCACCGGCGTGCAGGGCATTGCCATGAACGTCGCCGGCGTGTTGATGCTGCGCTACATCGGCTCGTTGCCGCAGAGCGCGGCCGCCCAGGCGGCGTTCACGATTGGCTATACCGAGCTGTTCTCGATGATCACGTGGACCTCGGTCGGCCTGATGGGCGCGGCGGCCACGATTGCCGGGCAGAACCTGGGTGCCGGCCATCCCGAGCGCGCCATGCAGGGCGTGCACGCGGCGTCGCGCATCGGTCTCGGCGTGGCCGCGTTCGTCGGGCTGCTCTTCGTGACGATCCCACAAGTCCTGCTCGGCGCCTTCGGCGCCACCGAACCGGCGGTGGCGGCGCTCGGCCAGCAGCTGCTGCAGTACCTCGCGGTGTCGGGCTTCTTCATCACGCTCGCGCTGACCTACACCGGCGGCCTGCAGGGCACCGGCGACACCCGCAGCCCGCTGTTCATCACGCTGGCGTCACAGGTGGCGGTGCCGATCGGGATGGTTTGGCTGATCCAGGCGGCCCGTCCGCTGCAGGCCGGCGACATCTGGCTGGCGATCGTCCTCGGCCACTTCACCCGCTGCGTGCTGACGGTGCTGCGCTTCCGCCAGGGCAAGTGGCGCAACATCGTCGTCGCTCATTAACAAGAGATTAGGAGTTCAGGAGAACCAAGCATAAATTTCTCTTGGTCTCTTGATCTCCTGTTTTACGCTGCCGGGAGGGTGAGCGTGAAGG
Encoded here:
- a CDS encoding MATE family efflux transporter translates to MSEPPQKKSPFDRSLVEGPIGPAVWKLAWPTMLQNVIAGLQGVVDHILVGHLIGYAGNAAIGVSWQIFLVVIVFIASLFTGQAVLVARFVGAGDVDRVNKTVQQALLTAIAMYAVMGPVGYFAAPYLLEMVNASGEVKALALPFLRINFALSFGMLSFFMLTSALRAAGDTRTPLRLGVTMTVLNVIFNLILIPGLGPIPALGTAGSALGTAIAASSVSAYALYQLFKGRLVFRVSRHMDWRPDWTIIRALFRFGLPTGVQGIAMNVAGVLMLRYIGSLPQSAAAQAAFTIGYTELFSMITWTSVGLMGAAATIAGQNLGAGHPERAMQGVHAASRIGLGVAAFVGLLFVTIPQVLLGAFGATEPAVAALGQQLLQYLAVSGFFITLALTYTGGLQGTGDTRSPLFITLASQVAVPIGMVWLIQAARPLQAGDIWLAIVLGHFTRCVLTVLRFRQGKWRNIVVAH